A genome region from Cyprinus carpio isolate SPL01 chromosome B23, ASM1834038v1, whole genome shotgun sequence includes the following:
- the LOC109104293 gene encoding receptor tyrosine-protein kinase erbB-3-like: MRQQVLALSALVFLCAPQPVTSQTQEVCTGTKNALSSTGSPAQHYNNLKERYTGCEIVMGNLEITQMESDLDFSFLGSIREVTGYILIAMNQFSRLPLDQLRVIRGSSLYEKEWALSVFHNFESHSGLEDLGLTNLTEILEGGVQIVHNRNLSYAPWINWRDIVRDSDAQIQIQNNGRRGSCDSTCREFCWGPRKDQCQKLTKTVCAPQCHGHCFGTNPNECCHTECAGGCIGPRDTDCFACRHVNHSGACVPHCPWPLVYNRQTFQLEPNSEAMYQYGSICVPKCPGHFIVDGSACVSSCPPGKREKKKNGIKQCEPCIGLCPKVCEGTGANHRQTVDSSNIDSFINCTKIQGSLHFLILGIKGDVYHSIPPLEPEKLKVFNTVREITGILNIQSWPDELSDLSVFSSLTTIQGRSLLNRKRPFSLLVMKIPSLTSLGLHSLREISDGCVYITQNKNLCYHHTVNWTQIVTSNCDNDIKDNKPPIKCEEEGHVCDPLCSDSGCWGPGPEQCLSCRNHSRHGTCVSHCNLYSGEPREFAAPNGECLACHPECLPQNGKQTCKGKGADQCVACSNMMDGPHCVSTCPNGVNGEKGQTIFKYPNAEGHCKPCHLNCTRGCSGPALTNCLELDRLVNSSQIAGISVAVFAGIIVLLAVFVLGFLYRRGLAIRRKRALRRYLESGESMEPLDPGEKGTKVHARILKPQELRKGKLLGYGVFGTVNKGLWIPEGDSVKIPVAIKSIQDRSGRQTFTEITDHMLAMGGLDHPYIVRLLGICPGTNLQLVTQLSPQGSLLQHLRQHKDRLDPQRLLNWCVQIAKGMYYLEEHCIAHRNLAARNVLLKSDYIVQISDFGVVDLLYPDDKKYVYSEHKKSVDVLCWFIFSFYVLWMALESILFRRYTHQSDVWSYGVTVWEMMSYGAEPYASMHPNDVPGLLEKGERLAQPQICTIDVYMVMVKCWMIDENVRPTFKELASEFTRMARDPPRYLVVKPPQNCVGADESHQRYVKSSHLEADDDDDDEVLQDGFATPPLQLSPTRSHSRLRMASYKSTTEHTPPIGYLPMTPGEDHRQMRAQRRKTGSVRTESECSEGRGTMVDIEMSSQTGSLRRGRSRMDSAYMSTGVSVASDPFSSGLEGADEDQYGYVLPTERDSRSTVPHGRTSRNSKSAPPKTDVQEYELMNKRSPRLSTSPTDSTDGSSALCNPSSSASPYTCSISPQKRDTDSTQTEQSEKGASPPEGDSVEPAAAAACEYSLVGTLTCTDENQSESSPVEEEPPTEPRPQEALVEYEYMDIRTDITQQNSPASSPDEVESDSREAIYQNVSARHKDNEDSDLTTRHSEYVDMEASGRTGSEDRDQVDYQNFPVKGRPVMREEPQNTGLRSYIKVCAGVEAQNTSFDNPDYWHSRLFHKKDAVCT; the protein is encoded by the exons TTTGCACAGGCACCAAGAATGCTCTGAGCTCCACAGGCTCGCCTGCTCAACACTACAACAACCTAAAGGAGCGCTACACCGGATGTGAGATCGTCATGGGCAACCTTGAGATCACACAGATGGAGAGTGACCTCGACTTCTCCTTTCTTGGA AGTATCCGAGAGGTCACAGGCTACATCCTCATTGCTATGAACCAGTTCAGCAGGTTGCCGCTGGACCAACTAAGAGTGATTCGTGGTAGCAGCCTGTATGAGAAAGAATGGGCCCTTTCTGTCTTCCATAATTTTGAGAGTCACAGTGGCCTGGAAGATCTGGGCCTCACCAACCTCACAG AGATCTTGGAAGGAGGAGTACAGATTGTCCATAACAGGAATCTCAGTTATGCTCCATGGATCAACTGGCGGGACATTGTCAGAGACAGTGATGCTCAGATCCAGATCCAGAACAACGGAAGAAGAG GATCCTGTGATTCTACATGCAGAGAGTTCTGCTGGGGTCCACGTAAAGATCAGTGCCAGAAAT TGACAAAAACAGTGTGTGCACCTCAGTGTCATGGTCACTGTTTTGGGACCAACCCTAATGAGTGCTGCCACACAGAGTGTGCTGGAGGCTGCATTGGACCAAGAGACACAGACTGCTTT GCCTGTCGACATGTCAATCACTCAGGCGCCTGTGTCCCTCACTGCCCTTGGCCCCTGGTGTATAACCGACAGACCTTTCAGCTGGAGCCCAACTCTGAAGCCATGTATCAGTACGGTTCCATCTGCGTACCCAAATGTCCTG gtcACTTTATTGTGGATGGCAGTGCATGTGTGAGTAGTTGCCCTCCtggtaaaagagaaaaaaagaaaaatggcattAAGCAGTGTGAACCTTGCATTGGCCTGTGCCCCAAAG TCTGTGAGGGAACGGGAGCCAATCATAGACAGACAGTGGACTCCAGTAACATAGACAGCTTTATCAACTGTACCAAGATCCAAGGAAGTCTACATTTTCTGATCTTAGGTATCaaagg AGATGTCTATCATAGCATACCACCTCTGGAGCCTGAAAAACTCAAAGTGTTTAACACTGTCAGAGAAATTACTG GAATTTTGAACATTCAGTCTTGGCCTGATGAACTCAGCGATCTGTCTGTTTTCTCCAGTCTCACTACCATTCAGGGAAGGTCTCTACTCAA CCGCAAGAG GcccttctctttgttggtgatgAAGATTCCCTCCCTCACGTCTCTAGGACTGCATTCCTTGCGTGAAATCAGTGATGGCTGTGTGTACATCACTCAAAATAAAAACCTGTGTTATCATCACACCGTTAACTGGACCCAGATTGTCACCAGTAACTGTGATAATGACATCAAGGACAACAAACCCCCGATCAAGTGTG AGGAAGAGGGCCATGTGTGTGACCCACTGTGCTCAGACTCAGGATGTTGGGGCCCGGGGCCTGAGCAGTGTTTGTCGTGCAGGAACCACAGTCGGCATGGCACCTGTGTATCCCACTGCAACCTCTACTCTGG AGAGCCACGGGAGTTTGCAGCACCAAATGGAGAGTGCCTTGCTTGTCACCCTGAGTGTTTACCCCAAAATGGAAAACAGACATGCAAAGGAAAA GGTGCTGATCAGTGTGTAGCATGTTCGAACATGATGGATGGCCCTCACTGTGTTTCTACTTGTCCTAATGGAGTGAATGGGGAAAAGGGTCAGACCATTTTTAAATATCCAAATGCAGAAGGTCATTGTAAGCCCTGTCACCTCAACTGCACAAGAGG ATGCTCAGGCCCAGCACTCACAAACTGTTTAGAGCTCGACAGACTTGTGAACAG TTCTCAGATCGCAGGTATATCAGTTGCTGTGTTTGCTGGTATCATCGTGCTCCTGGCAGTGTTTGTGCTTGGTTTTCTGTATCGCAGAGGCCTGGCCATCCGCCGCAAAAGAGCACTGAGAAGGTACCTGGAGAGTGGTGAG AGCATGGAGCCGCTGGATCCAGGAGAGAAGGGGACAAAAGTGCATGCTCGCATCCTAAAACCACAAGAGCTGCGAAAGGGCAAACTTCTGGGCTATGGAGTCTTTGGGACTGTGAATAAG GGCTTATGGATTCCTGAAGGAGACTCTGTAAAAATCCCTGTGGCAATAAAGAGCATCCAGGACCGCAGTGGCCGGCAGACCTTCACAGAGATTACTGAT CACATGCTTGCGATGGGAGGCCTGGATCACCCGTATATAGTGCGTCTCCTTGGGATCTGTCCAGGAACAAATTTGCAGCTAGTCACCCAGCTCAGTCCTCAAGGATCCTTACTGCAACACCTTCGCCAACACAAAGACCGCCTGGATCCCCAGCGTCTGCTCAACTGGTGTGTGCAGATCGCAAAG GGAATGTATTATCTTGAGGAGCACTGCATAGCCCATAGGAACCTCGCTGCACGCAACGTGCTGCTCAAGAGTGACTACATAGTACAGATCTCAGACTTTGGGGTGGTAGACCTGCTGTATCCAGATGATAAGAAATATGTGTACAGTGAACACAAG AAATCTGTTGATGTTTTATGttggtttatttttagtttttatgttttatggatGGCATTAGAGAGCATCCTCTTCAGAAGATACACTCATCAGAGTGATGTGTGGAGCTACG GGGTGACTGTATGGGAGATGATGTCATATGGAGCCGAGCCATATGCATCCATGCATCCTAATGATGTGCCAGGTCTACTGGAGAAAGGAGAGCGACTGGCACAACCACAGATCTGCACCATAGATGTCTACATGGTCATGGTCAAGT GCTGGATGATTGATGAGAATGTAAGGCCTACATTTAAAGAGCTCGCCAGTGAATTTACGAGAATGGCAAGGGATCCACCACGATACCTTGTGGTGAAA CCTCCTCAGAATTGCGTTGGTGCAGATGAAAGCCACCAACGATATGTTAAAAGCTCTCATTTAGaggcagatgatgatgatgatgatgaggtaTTGCAGGATGGGTTTGCTACTCCTCCCCTCCAGCTGTCACCAACTAGAAGTCATTCTCGCCTCCGTATGGCCTCCTACAAG AGCACCACAGAACACACACCACCGATAGGCTATCTCCCCATGACCCCAGGAGAAGACCATAGACAG ATGAGAGCCCAGAGGAGAAAGACGGGCTCAGTGAGGACAGAGTCAGAGTGCTCAGAGGGCAGAGGAACCATGGTGGACATTGAAATGTCTTCTCAAACAGGCAGCCTACGCAGAGGCCGCAGCCGTATGGACAGCGCCTACATGTCCACCGGTGTGTCTGTGGCCTCAGATCCGTTTTCTTCAGGTCTGGAAGGTGCAGACGAGGACCAATATGGATACGTGTTGCCCACAGAAAGAG ATTCCAGAAGCACTGTTCCTCATGGTAGGACATCCAGAAACTCCAAGAGTGCTCCACCAAAAACAGATGTACAAGAGTATGAGCTAATGAACAAACGGAGCCCTCGGCTTTCTACTTCACCCACAGACAGCACTGATGGTTCATCAGCACTGTGCAACCCATCCTCCTCTGCTTCTCCCTACACATGCAGCATTTCACCACAGAAGAGAGACACTGACTCAACCCAAACCGAACAGTCAGAAAAGGGTGCTAGTCCGCCTGAAGGGGACAGTGTGgagcctgctgctgctgctgcttgtgAATACAGTCTGGTTGGAACATTAACATGTACTGACGAGAACCAGTCTGAGAGCAGCCCTGTAGAGGAAGAGCCACCTACAGAGCCACGGCCACAAGAAGCATTGGTCGAGTATGAATACATGGACATACGTACAGACATAACCCAGCAAAACAGTCCCGCGAGCAGTCCAGATGAAGTGGAGAGTGACAGCAGAGAAGCGATTTACCAAAATGTAAGTGCAAGACATAAGGACAACGAGGATTCTGATCTCACTACACGGCACAGTGAATATGTGGACATGGAGGCTTCTGGAAGAACTGGCTCTGAGGACAGAGATCAGGTTGATTATCAGAACTTTCCGGTAAAGGGAAGACCCGTTATGAGAGAGGAGCCACAAAATACTGGTCTCAGATCCTACATAAAAGTGTGTGCGGGAGTGGAGGCACAAAACACTTCATTTGACAACCCAGACTACTGGCACAGCAGACTTTTCCACAAGAAGGATGCCGTTTGCACATAA